The genomic segment GAAGTGTGCACATGCATGTGCTTTTTGCGGTCGCTGCTGTTTGCAAAGCGCCTGTCACAGCCCTCAAATTCACACTTAAATGGTTTTTCACCTATtgcagagggaagggggggggggggaaaacgGATCTGATTAAGCAGGGCCGGCCGGCTCCCTCATTGTCCCCATCGCCCCGCCGGACGGGAGCCCAGGGCTCCATTTCAAACACTTGCAACTTTCTAAGTTCAACGAGGCTCGGAGCTCAAaatccttcccctcttccctgtCCCATCCGCGCTCCTGATCCCTCTCAGCGCCCTTTCCGCAGGGGCGGGAGGCCTGGGGGGGCGAAGGGAGGGCAAAcaacttttcctctctctctctctggccGGAGGACCGAGTTTCATTCGCAGCCCCAAGCCCCGGGCACGTCTCCCTCCTTGCAAGGCTCGCAGAGCAGGCGTGCTGGCATTTCCACACCATCCTCAGCGCCTAGTTTCCGTTTTTATAGCCCATTCTCGTGATATTTTACGctcccacccaccccagccccctcccccgTATTTTCTTGCAATCTCGAAAATTATCGGGCCGGGGAATACAATGCAAGGGCAGCTCCACAAACCCTCGGCGAACCCGCTCGGGAAAGCGATGCTGGCTTTCGGCGCTCgggggtgggagctgggggagcgGGGCTCTGCGAGCCGGGGGCAGCGTCGCCACCTCCCGCGGCTGGGAAAAGTTCGCCGGGAtcccgccgcccgcctcccGCACAACAATGCCACGCTACGGCGCCGGCCTCGGTGTATTTCCAATCGCTCCTCggaattaaatatttaccagCCCCCCGGATCGCAGAGGGGAGACGGATGAGCTGCCTGGAATATTTTTGCACGATTTCTCATCGCGCCGCGGTCCAAACCGCCGAAGAACTATTAATTAAAACCTATAAATTTACCAGGACAGGTCGCtgcgatttttttttccccctgccaTCCCGATCCCGGCAGCAAATCGCCTTTCTCCCCCTCCGCCTCGTCAGGGATAATCgctttttgttgctgctgccgGCGCGGCTGTGACCGAGCTTGCTTCGCGGCGGAGCTCCGAACCTGCCTCTCCGGGAAAAACCCGGGGTGGCCCCGGAGCATCCCTGGCCCCGACCCGCAGCAAAGCAGCGCCCCGGTCCCTCCAGCCCGGCCCCGCGTCCCGCTCCGGCCCCGGCGCTCGGCGCTTCCACTCGCAGGCAGAAAAGCTACAGAGAAGGTTACCGTACCTGTATGAGttcttttgtgtattttgagATTCTCTGATCTGGCAAACACTTTACCACAGCCTGGGAAAGGGCAGGGGAAAGGTTTTTCACCTGTGTGGACTCTGATGTGATTTACAAGTTTGTATTTGGCCTTGAAAGGCTTCCCTTCTCTTGGACACTCTTCCCAGAAACATATGTGATTGGACTGCTCGGGTCCTCCAACGTGCTCCACGGTGACATGAGTCACCAGCTCGTGCATCGTGCTGAAAGTTTTGTTGCAGGACTTTTTGGGATTTGACAATTGCTCGGGCTCAATCCACTTACAGATGAGTTCCTGTTTGATGGGCTGCCGCATGTAACGAAAGAAGGCCCCTGCCCCGTGGTGGGCTGCCATGTTCATGTTCATGTGGCCGTAGCCGTGCAGCTGGGTCGAGGCATAGTGCTCGGAGCGGGGGCTGGTGACCTGGCCGTACTGGTCGGGTCTGCCGTACATGTCTCCGGAGAAGCCCAGGCGCATCTGCCCGTTCACCACGTTGGGTGAAGCGTGGCTGGCGGCTTGCTCGTGAAGCCCGGGGAAAAGTATATGTCCCGCGGCATC from the Cygnus olor isolate bCygOlo1 chromosome 9, bCygOlo1.pri.v2, whole genome shotgun sequence genome contains:
- the ZIC1 gene encoding zinc finger protein ZIC 1 codes for the protein MLLDAGPQYPAIGVTTFGSSRHHSTADVTDREVGLGINPFADGMGAFKINPSTHELASAGQTAFTSQAPGYAAAALGHHHHPTHVSSYSSAAFNSTRDFLFRNRGFGEAAAASAQHSLFASAAGSFAGPHGHSDAAGHILFPGLHEQAASHASPNVVNGQMRLGFSGDMYGRPDQYGQVTSPRSEHYASTQLHGYGHMNMNMAAHHGAGAFFRYMRQPIKQELICKWIEPEQLSNPKKSCNKTFSTMHELVTHVTVEHVGGPEQSNHICFWEECPREGKPFKAKYKLVNHIRVHTGEKPFPCPFPGCGKVFARSENLKIHKRTHTGEKPFKCEFEGCDRRFANSSDRKKHMHVHTSDKPYLCKMCDKSYTHPSSLRKHMKVHESSSQGSQPSPAASSGYESSTPPTIVSPSTENQTASSLSPSSSAVHHTSSHSTLTSNFNEWYV